In Lepus europaeus isolate LE1 chromosome 8, mLepTim1.pri, whole genome shotgun sequence, a single genomic region encodes these proteins:
- the LOC133765184 gene encoding uncharacterized protein LOC133765184, with protein sequence MGNKASSAYTPMECILRHWESLGLQSLRKKRLVFLCTEAWTAYVLEDGEAWPPEGSINYNTIRQLDSFCHRAGKWSEVAYVQAFFALRNNPHLCRLCKVDLALLTAITTGAPTSPPSPPELSPAPSSEPPASPGPSPGRPNTQPVASIPFPQEVPTGLSSAAHGQVPFSTAHLGQVKGKLGSFSDDPDSYIGAFEHLTAVYYLTWKDVMVILTHTLTWDQKQAAFQAAETFANEIYMVFGSLSNRGDQDELYPIGVMAVPQQEPCPEWKAEDPRGEWKRKYFIACLLQGLRRIKSKPVNYSRLCMIHQDRWESPLAFLQRLREALEKHTTLSPDSVEGQLMLKDKFITQSAPDIRRKLQKQAFGPESTLENLLNIATKVFYNRDQEENRRWERKARTKATALAEAAYAHQSKGSQGSLKCYSCGHTGHFKRECPHSFARKSLQDPVLFAVGITGRQAQASHCR encoded by the coding sequence ATGGGTAATAAGGCATCTTCAGCATACACCCCCATGGAGTGCATTCTCCGGCACTGGGAGTCCCTAGGCCTGCAGAGCTTGAGGAAAAAACGCCTGGTCTTTCTGTGCACTGAGGCATGGACAGCATACGTCCTGGAGGACGGAGAAGCCTGGCCCCCAGAGGGAAGCATCAACTACAACACCATCCGACAGTTAGACTCGTTCTGCCACAGAGCAGGGAAGTGGTCCGAGGTCGCCTATGTCCAGGCGTTTTTTGCCCTCCGGAACAACCCACACCTCTGTCGACTGTGCAAGGTGGACTTGGCCCTTCTGACTGCCATCACCACCGGGGCTCCcaccagccctccctcccctcctgagCTTTCCCCGGCTCCCTCTTCTGAGCCCCCTGCTTCTCCAGGCCCCTCTCCCGGGAGACCCAACACCCAACCTGTAGCCTCCATCCCATTCCCCCAGGAGGTTCCCACAGGGCTCAGCAGCGCCGCTCACGGGCAGGTCCCCTTCTCCACAGCTCACCTTGGGCAGGTAAAGGGAAAGTTGGGAAGCTTTTCAGATGACCCTGACAGCTATATTGGGGCCTTCGAGCATTTGACCGCGGTCTATTACCTCACCTGGAAGGATGTGATGGTAATCCTAACACACACCCTAACCTGGGACCAGAAACAAGCTGCCTTCCAAGCGGCAGAAACCTTTGCCAATGAGATCTACATGGTCTTTGGCTCGTTATCTAATCGGGGAGACCAAGACGAGCTGTATCCTATAGGGGTAATGGCTGTCCCTCAGCAAGAGCCTTGCCCCGAATGGAAAGCAGAGGACCCTAGGGGGGAGTGGAAACGGAAGTACTTCATCGCCTGTCTGCTTCAGGGACTGAGAAGGATCAAGAGCAAGCCTGTGAACTACTCCAGGCTGTGCATGATCCACCAGGACCGGTGGGAGAGTCCCCTTGCCTTTCTACAGAGGCTGAGGGAGGCCCTAGAGAAACACACCACCCTGTCCCCCGATTCTGTAGAGGGACAGCTGATGTTAAAGGACAAGTTTATTACTCAGTCGGCCCCAGATATTAGAAGAAAGCTCCAAAAACAGGCTTTTGGACCAGAGAGTACCCTAGAAAATCTCCTAAATATTGCCACTAAAGTCTTTTACAACCGGGACCAGGAAGAGAACAGACGATGGGAGAGAAAGGCTAGGACAAAGGCCACAGCTCTGGCAGAGGCTGCATATGCACACCAATCTAAGGGCTCCCAGGGGTCTCTGAAATGCTACAGCTGTGGTCACACAGGACACTTCAAAAGGGAGTGCCCACATTCCTTTGCCAGAAAAAGCCTCCAGGATCCTGTCCTATTTGCAGTGGGGATCACTGGAAGGCAGGCTCAGGCCTCCCACTGCAGATAA